A single genomic interval of Antarcticibacterium arcticum harbors:
- a CDS encoding BatA domain-containing protein: MQFNNPEVLFALFLLIIPVIIHLFQLRKFKKESFTNVKFLKKITPQTRKSSQLKKWLVLATRLLLLACIIMAFARPYFPSGNPESQNIETVIYLDNSYSMQATGTRGRLLDRSVQDLLSQMPEDRTFTLITNNDEIEEVTRQDLQEITYSASQADLKSVFLRAGNKFSADPRVTKKLLLISDFPGNLEIPEEFTGKDFEIYALPRQGQRRGNISIDSLYQEFERPGEQIVKVRFSYTGNNPGSVPVSLFNGPVLLGKSSIDFTKEEEFYEIGFPLEDSEISRGKITVEDNGLEFDNSLYFSVNKNLPVTVTSINSGEAGFLQRIFSGPEFDYNAMPATGINYNTLTASRVIILNELQDLSASMASTLTNLAASKEVVFIIIPSVEAAGPGMNSFLRTIGFSGFGEPIAEERLITNISFNHPVFSGVFEEQVKNFEYPKVQLSYGPGTGGKTVLSYENNNAFLLENRGNYFFTAPLNSTNSNFTQSPLIVPVFYNMGISALKPAQLYYELGRANKVDVPVKLPGDRILKITSAEENFIPQQRRFTNKVEIITEDLPQQPGNFNIILEEEGGPLISISYNIPRTESKSDYVEISDKDKFTILEELPQFFSSAGFVKELDTLWKWFVTFALIFLIIETLLLKYFK; the protein is encoded by the coding sequence ATGCAATTTAATAATCCAGAAGTTCTCTTTGCCCTCTTCCTGTTGATTATTCCTGTTATTATCCATTTATTCCAGCTAAGAAAATTTAAGAAGGAAAGTTTTACCAATGTAAAGTTCCTGAAAAAGATCACCCCGCAAACCCGTAAAAGTTCCCAGTTAAAAAAATGGTTGGTACTGGCCACCAGATTATTGCTTCTGGCCTGTATAATAATGGCGTTTGCAAGGCCTTATTTTCCTTCTGGAAATCCTGAATCACAAAATATTGAAACTGTGATCTATCTGGACAATTCCTATAGCATGCAGGCAACCGGTACGCGGGGCCGTCTCCTTGACAGAAGTGTTCAGGATTTACTGAGCCAAATGCCCGAGGACAGAACCTTCACCTTAATTACCAACAATGATGAAATTGAGGAAGTTACACGGCAAGACCTTCAGGAAATAACGTACTCTGCATCCCAAGCCGATCTCAAATCGGTTTTTCTTCGGGCCGGTAATAAATTTTCGGCAGATCCACGGGTGACAAAAAAATTGCTTTTAATATCAGATTTTCCGGGGAATTTAGAAATTCCTGAAGAGTTTACCGGTAAAGACTTTGAGATCTACGCGCTCCCCAGGCAAGGACAACGCCGGGGAAATATAAGCATTGACAGCCTTTACCAGGAATTTGAACGACCCGGCGAACAAATAGTAAAAGTAAGGTTTAGTTATACCGGAAATAATCCGGGATCTGTTCCGGTCTCACTTTTCAACGGACCAGTATTATTGGGAAAATCAAGTATAGATTTTACCAAAGAGGAAGAGTTTTATGAAATAGGCTTCCCGCTGGAAGATTCTGAAATTTCCCGGGGAAAGATCACCGTGGAAGATAACGGATTGGAATTTGACAACAGTCTTTATTTTTCTGTCAATAAAAATTTACCTGTTACGGTTACCAGTATAAATTCGGGTGAAGCAGGATTTTTACAACGGATTTTTAGCGGGCCCGAATTCGATTATAATGCGATGCCGGCAACAGGCATAAATTATAATACACTTACCGCTTCCCGGGTTATCATATTGAATGAATTACAGGATCTTTCTGCAAGTATGGCTTCTACCCTCACTAATCTTGCAGCTAGTAAGGAAGTTGTATTTATTATTATTCCTTCCGTAGAAGCTGCCGGACCGGGAATGAACTCTTTTCTAAGGACTATAGGATTTTCGGGTTTTGGAGAGCCTATAGCAGAAGAACGGTTAATAACAAACATTTCCTTTAATCACCCTGTTTTTTCAGGTGTTTTTGAAGAGCAGGTGAAGAATTTTGAATATCCAAAGGTGCAGTTATCTTACGGCCCAGGCACCGGGGGAAAGACCGTGCTTAGTTATGAGAACAATAATGCTTTTCTACTGGAAAACCGCGGCAACTATTTCTTTACCGCCCCTTTAAATAGTACTAATTCAAATTTTACCCAATCTCCCTTAATTGTACCCGTTTTCTATAATATGGGCATATCTGCCCTAAAACCTGCGCAATTGTACTATGAGCTTGGCAGGGCCAATAAAGTGGATGTTCCGGTAAAATTACCCGGAGACAGGATACTAAAAATAACTTCTGCTGAAGAAAATTTTATTCCGCAGCAGCGACGATTTACAAATAAAGTGGAGATCATAACAGAAGATTTGCCCCAGCAACCCGGTAATTTCAATATTATCCTGGAGGAAGAAGGAGGTCCGCTTATTTCCATAAGTTATAATATTCCCAGGACTGAAAGTAAGAGCGACTATGTTGAGATTTCAGATAAAGACAAATTCACCATCCTTGAAGAACTTCCCCAGTTTTTTTCTTCCGCAGGCTTTGTAAAAGAATTGGATACACTTTGGAAATGGTTTGTTACTTTTGCTTTAATCTTTTTAATTATTGAAACCCTGCTCCTAAAATATTTTAAATGA
- a CDS encoding DUF5916 domain-containing protein has translation MKFKGFFILLFFVLINSNAQEKNTPTSFLQKQYQASRITEAPKIDGFLTDEVWQGVPSTSDFVMVEPGDGVPIRKTHETFVKVAYDDDAVYFAAVMMEPEAGKTIVQMNQRDNLGQAEFFLIDINTYNDGENQTRFIVTAAGTLADARMTGESEDYLYNLVWEAEVSQDEKAWYAEIKIPYAALRFPKKTEQLWGIQFARNITHLNEQYVWNYINKSIGKASQYIGLLTGINSISPPVRLSFYPYTSFEVDNYKSSTQTNFNAGLDFKYGISDAFTLDATLVPDFGQTAFDNVELNLTPFEQEFGENRAFFTEGTELFTKGNLFYSRRIGDAPIGFNAAQRDILNDEIVIENPENANLFNALKISGRTERDLGIGFFNAITQETQAVYRDTITGQTRTRVTEPWANYNIVVLDQQFNNNSFISLINTNVTRNGNFRDGNVSAFLFDIFTPSNDFNFAGQATMSNVNVPVQNITGFASNFEVKRTKGNIRYGVEHQFANETYDINDLGINFTNNYNNFFWETSYQIFEPKGNYNQYRIRLYGNHLRRYIPNLTTGTGIGGNFFAFTTTRFAFGGFLEVNSQFKDFFEPRKEGAYVTYPKNIAGDIWVSSDYRKRFAYDSRVGYQHYIDNPQERFSLNINPRFRFNDKFTLIYSFDYVNSKNRNSFVSQLPGDVLFGLRNMESIENSIQGTYNFDTKQGVKLSFRNFWSAATFLENNFSVLKEEGKLVSTTISPTRDPNANFNIWNFDLSYRWQFAPGSEAILLYRNSIFNLDNENELSYFESLDALLQGPLRQNISLRIVYYLDYNNVRNIFKS, from the coding sequence ATGAAGTTTAAAGGCTTTTTTATTCTTTTATTTTTCGTTTTAATAAATTCCAATGCCCAGGAAAAAAACACACCAACCTCTTTTCTTCAGAAACAATACCAGGCTTCCCGAATTACCGAAGCCCCTAAAATAGATGGTTTTTTAACAGATGAGGTATGGCAGGGTGTTCCCTCGACTTCAGATTTTGTAATGGTTGAACCCGGAGATGGGGTACCCATACGGAAAACTCACGAAACTTTTGTGAAAGTTGCTTATGATGATGATGCTGTTTATTTTGCTGCTGTAATGATGGAACCGGAAGCGGGTAAGACCATTGTGCAAATGAACCAACGTGACAACCTGGGGCAGGCAGAATTTTTTCTTATAGATATCAATACTTATAATGATGGTGAAAACCAAACCCGCTTTATAGTTACTGCTGCCGGCACATTGGCAGATGCAAGAATGACAGGTGAAAGTGAAGATTATCTTTATAATTTAGTTTGGGAAGCGGAGGTTTCACAGGATGAAAAGGCCTGGTATGCTGAAATTAAGATCCCTTACGCCGCATTGAGATTTCCTAAGAAAACTGAACAATTATGGGGGATACAGTTTGCGAGAAATATCACCCATTTAAATGAGCAATATGTATGGAATTACATTAATAAATCTATAGGAAAAGCAAGCCAGTACATAGGTTTATTAACCGGTATTAATTCTATTTCCCCACCTGTGCGCCTTAGCTTTTATCCCTATACCTCTTTTGAAGTTGATAATTATAAAAGCTCCACCCAAACCAATTTTAATGCAGGCCTTGATTTTAAATATGGTATAAGCGATGCCTTTACCCTGGATGCTACCCTTGTACCGGATTTTGGGCAGACCGCTTTTGATAACGTTGAACTTAATCTTACCCCTTTTGAGCAGGAATTTGGAGAGAACCGTGCCTTTTTTACTGAAGGAACAGAGCTTTTTACCAAAGGAAATTTATTTTATTCCCGTCGTATAGGGGATGCTCCCATTGGTTTTAACGCCGCTCAAAGGGATATTCTAAATGATGAGATTGTTATTGAGAATCCCGAAAATGCCAATCTTTTTAATGCTTTAAAAATCTCCGGGAGAACAGAAAGAGACCTTGGAATTGGATTTTTTAATGCGATCACCCAGGAAACCCAGGCTGTTTACCGGGACACTATCACAGGCCAAACCCGTACAAGGGTTACTGAACCCTGGGCCAATTATAACATTGTAGTGTTGGACCAGCAATTTAATAACAACTCATTTATATCTTTAATTAACACGAATGTTACCAGAAATGGAAACTTCCGGGACGGGAATGTATCAGCCTTCTTGTTTGATATTTTTACGCCTTCCAATGATTTTAATTTTGCAGGCCAGGCTACTATGAGCAATGTAAATGTACCCGTTCAAAACATCACGGGTTTCGCATCCAACTTTGAAGTTAAACGTACCAAAGGAAATATTAGATATGGGGTGGAACACCAATTTGCCAATGAAACCTATGACATCAATGATCTGGGTATAAATTTCACCAATAATTATAACAATTTTTTCTGGGAGACTTCCTACCAGATCTTTGAACCTAAGGGCAATTATAATCAATACCGCATAAGATTATATGGGAACCATCTGCGCCGGTATATCCCAAACCTTACCACCGGAACCGGTATTGGTGGTAACTTTTTTGCCTTCACCACCACACGGTTTGCGTTCGGCGGTTTTCTGGAGGTTAACTCTCAATTTAAAGATTTCTTTGAACCACGAAAAGAAGGTGCATATGTTACCTACCCTAAAAACATTGCAGGAGATATCTGGGTATCTTCAGATTATAGAAAGAGGTTCGCTTATGATTCCAGAGTGGGATATCAGCATTATATAGACAATCCTCAGGAAAGATTCAGTTTAAATATTAATCCGCGGTTTCGCTTCAATGATAAATTCACGCTCATTTATTCATTTGATTATGTTAATTCAAAGAACAGGAACAGCTTTGTAAGTCAGCTCCCGGGAGATGTTCTTTTTGGGTTACGCAATATGGAAAGTATTGAAAACTCCATCCAGGGAACTTATAATTTCGACACGAAGCAGGGAGTTAAATTAAGCTTCAGGAATTTCTGGTCGGCTGCAACTTTCCTGGAAAATAATTTTTCGGTTCTAAAGGAGGAAGGTAAACTGGTCTCCACCACTATCTCCCCTACCCGTGATCCTAATGCCAACTTCAATATCTGGAATTTTGACCTTAGTTACCGCTGGCAATTTGCTCCCGGTAGTGAGGCTATCCTGCTTTACCGAAATTCAATTTTCAACCTTGATAATGAGAATGAATTAAGTTATTTTGAAAGCCTGGATGCCCTCCTGCAGGGGCCTTTACGGCAAAATATTTCCTTAAGGATAGTTTACTATTTAGATTACAATAATGTGAGGAATATTTTTAAAAGCTAA
- a CDS encoding GAF domain-containing sensor histidine kinase, whose protein sequence is MEKKNYQANEKIRKSVLESYNLPNSCSDPDYDELTFLTAAICQVPVAYLSIIEPTNICFKARYGISLSGINRELSFTQDLLNSGKDLIVLNYKDTPELFDNKEAIYNQKFKFFAGVLLKDSRGYPLGALNILDTVERELNATQKKGLKTLAHQSFKLMEFSKQNNEFQLIQNKLKQKYEELEKFASLVSHDIKSPLANIISLTELLKEENQGKFDEETTQYLNYLVESSYSLRNYVDGILSFYRSEHILEKDYENVDLHQILQQIAKLYEVSDDVILEYPKEAMLHHVNKAALTQVFLNLISNGLKYNKKSIRKIQIKFEEQPFFYHFEVKDNGEGFPEENSSKIFELFTTLDTTDREGNPGSGIGLATVNKLVQSMGGEIKVRSTPGEGSSFSFTIQRL, encoded by the coding sequence ATGGAGAAAAAAAATTACCAGGCAAACGAAAAGATCCGGAAATCGGTTTTAGAAAGTTATAATCTCCCTAACAGTTGTTCAGACCCAGATTATGATGAGCTTACGTTCCTAACAGCTGCTATTTGCCAGGTGCCTGTAGCTTATCTAAGCATAATAGAACCCACTAATATTTGTTTTAAAGCCCGTTACGGTATTAGCCTTAGTGGAATTAACCGCGAATTATCCTTTACCCAGGATCTCCTTAATTCAGGCAAAGATCTTATTGTTTTAAATTATAAAGACACTCCGGAACTCTTTGATAATAAGGAGGCCATTTACAATCAAAAATTTAAATTCTTCGCCGGGGTGCTTTTAAAAGATTCCCGTGGGTATCCTTTGGGTGCGCTCAATATACTTGATACAGTAGAACGCGAATTGAATGCAACCCAAAAAAAAGGATTAAAAACCCTGGCCCACCAAAGTTTTAAACTTATGGAGTTTAGTAAGCAGAACAACGAGTTTCAGCTTATTCAGAATAAATTAAAACAGAAATATGAAGAACTGGAAAAATTTGCCAGTTTGGTTTCTCACGATATAAAATCTCCATTAGCAAACATTATTTCCCTTACAGAGCTTTTAAAAGAAGAGAATCAGGGTAAATTTGATGAAGAGACCACCCAATACCTTAACTACCTTGTTGAATCCTCCTATTCCCTACGTAATTACGTAGATGGAATTCTTAGCTTTTATCGCAGTGAGCATATACTGGAAAAAGATTATGAGAATGTAGATCTTCACCAGATCCTGCAACAAATCGCTAAATTATATGAAGTGTCAGATGATGTTATCCTGGAATATCCAAAGGAGGCAATGTTGCACCACGTCAATAAAGCTGCTCTTACCCAGGTTTTTCTTAACCTCATAAGTAACGGATTAAAATATAACAAAAAGAGCATCCGGAAGATCCAGATCAAATTTGAGGAACAACCGTTCTTTTACCATTTTGAGGTAAAAGATAATGGGGAAGGTTTCCCTGAAGAAAATTCTTCAAAGATCTTTGAACTCTTTACTACACTTGATACTACAGACAGGGAAGGAAACCCGGGCAGTGGGATTGGTCTTGCAACGGTAAATAAACTGGTGCAAAGCATGGGAGGAGAGATCAAGGTACGCTCAACCCCGGGCGAAGGAAGTTCGTTTAGTTTCACAATACAGCGACTTTAG
- a CDS encoding TIGR02757 family protein, with product MNKKELKSFLDYKVEEYNNPRFIETDPIQIPHKFSLKEDIEIAGFLTATIAWGNRKSILTNASRLMDLLDNSPYDFIMNHREDDLISLENFVHRTFNGIDLQFFVSSLQNIYNNHGGLENIFTQFAATNNLQGSIHEFKTIFFELPHLPRTQKHVSDPYKNSAAKRINMFLRWMVRKDGANVDFGIWEKLKPSQLSCPLDVHSGNTARKLGLLSRKQNDAKALQDLDKSLRKLDAADPVKYDFALFGLGVFEKY from the coding sequence ATGAATAAAAAGGAGCTAAAATCATTTCTGGACTATAAAGTTGAGGAGTATAACAATCCCCGGTTTATTGAAACCGACCCTATTCAAATTCCCCATAAATTCAGTTTGAAAGAGGACATTGAGATCGCGGGATTTTTAACGGCAACCATTGCCTGGGGCAACCGGAAAAGTATTCTTACCAATGCCTCCCGGTTAATGGATTTGCTGGACAATTCACCTTACGATTTTATCATGAACCACCGGGAAGATGATCTCATTTCACTTGAAAATTTTGTGCACAGGACCTTTAATGGGATTGACCTTCAGTTTTTCGTGAGTTCCCTTCAAAACATTTACAACAATCATGGGGGGCTGGAAAACATTTTTACCCAATTTGCCGCAACCAATAACCTTCAGGGGAGCATACATGAATTTAAAACGATATTTTTTGAACTACCACATTTACCCCGCACCCAAAAACACGTAAGTGACCCTTATAAAAATTCGGCTGCCAAAAGAATAAACATGTTTTTAAGGTGGATGGTGAGGAAAGATGGCGCGAATGTTGATTTTGGAATTTGGGAAAAATTGAAGCCCTCACAATTATCCTGTCCCCTGGACGTTCATTCCGGTAATACTGCACGAAAGTTAGGTTTACTTTCCCGAAAACAAAATGATGCCAAGGCTTTACAGGACCTGGATAAATCCCTTAGGAAACTTGATGCTGCAGATCCTGTTAAATATGATTTCGCCCTTTTTGGTTTAGGGGTATTTGAGAAGTATTAA
- the msrA gene encoding peptide-methionine (S)-S-oxide reductase MsrA has translation MENGKREVATLAGGCFWCTEAVFERVEGVEKVTPGFTGGSIKNPAYREIITGRTGHAEAIEIQFNPEIINFEELLYIFFSTHDPTTLNRQQYDVGTQYRSAIFYHTPEQQEMALRVIDKINKENLFKDPIVTEVTQAPPFYEAEPEHKEYYSRNPQQQYCQAIIDPKIKKLKHLFSDKLKR, from the coding sequence ATGGAGAATGGAAAAAGGGAAGTTGCCACCCTGGCGGGAGGATGTTTCTGGTGCACCGAAGCAGTTTTTGAAAGGGTAGAGGGAGTAGAAAAAGTAACTCCGGGTTTTACTGGGGGTTCTATAAAGAATCCGGCTTACCGGGAAATTATCACAGGAAGGACAGGCCATGCAGAGGCTATTGAAATTCAATTCAATCCTGAGATCATAAACTTTGAAGAGTTGTTGTACATCTTTTTTAGCACGCATGATCCCACTACTTTAAACAGGCAACAATATGATGTAGGTACCCAGTACAGGAGCGCTATATTTTATCATACCCCAGAACAACAGGAAATGGCACTCCGTGTAATTGATAAAATTAACAAAGAGAACCTCTTTAAAGATCCAATTGTTACAGAGGTAACCCAGGCACCGCCCTTCTATGAAGCCGAACCCGAGCATAAAGAATATTATTCCCGGAATCCTCAACAACAGTATTGCCAGGCCATCATTGATCCTAAAATTAAAAAACTGAAGCATTTGTTTTCAGATAAATTAAAAAGATAA
- the folE gene encoding GTP cyclohydrolase I FolE codes for MYTFFEEYSEEVTGELTGNFENIITTLGEDTGREGIIKTPERAAKAMQFLMQGYHVDPEEVLRQAMFKENYNEMVVVKDIELYSLCEHHMLPFFGKAHIGYIPDGYIVGLSKLPRVVDVFARRMQVQERLTHDILECINRTIKPKGVAIVIEAQHMCMMMRGVQKQNSVTTTSGFRGQFEKIETRNEFMKLISSNLK; via the coding sequence ATGTATACATTTTTTGAAGAATATAGTGAAGAGGTCACCGGAGAGCTTACCGGGAATTTTGAAAACATTATAACCACCCTGGGTGAGGACACCGGGCGGGAGGGGATTATCAAAACTCCTGAGAGAGCAGCTAAGGCAATGCAGTTTTTAATGCAGGGGTATCATGTAGATCCAGAGGAGGTTTTGAGACAAGCTATGTTTAAAGAGAACTACAATGAAATGGTGGTGGTGAAGGACATTGAGTTGTATTCCCTTTGTGAACACCATATGTTACCATTTTTTGGAAAGGCACATATAGGTTATATACCAGATGGTTATATAGTAGGGCTAAGCAAACTTCCCCGGGTAGTAGACGTATTTGCCCGCCGCATGCAGGTACAGGAACGGCTTACACACGATATCCTGGAATGTATTAATAGAACCATAAAACCAAAAGGTGTAGCAATTGTTATAGAAGCCCAGCATATGTGTATGATGATGCGGGGTGTTCAAAAACAAAATAGTGTAACCACAACTTCAGGTTTTAGAGGGCAGTTTGAAAAAATAGAAACCCGTAATGAGTTCATGAAGCTCATTTCCTCCAACCTCAAATAA
- a CDS encoding GAF domain-containing sensor histidine kinase translates to MKQAEIPVNEKSRLKTLEKLQLLESGPDENYDNITKLASMICGTPVSLVTLIDEKKQTFKSKIGTEISEAPREISHCSHAILNPEDIMEVKDTREDERFFDNPYTTGNPQILFYAGMPLKAYNGDVMGTLCVLDVKPNSLTAEQKDALKALAKQVENLFELRRHNLELEKTTFELKEKNSQLRNFAGIVSHDMKMPLANMIITSDLIKAKYSSNFDEEGIHYLDYLKQSSYKLSNYITGILQHYESDSLFDSSIEEFDIHDLLENIIDLLNINYNCVINLPEDNMMLNCNKIALQQIFINLIGNSLKYNNKEEIIIDVQCSNGGDFYNFAISDNGIGIPKDKQQDIFELFTIVEEIDRSGNRGNGIGLSTVKKLVTSLGGDITVESEINKGTTFKFTMHKSQCN, encoded by the coding sequence ATGAAACAAGCAGAAATTCCGGTAAATGAAAAAAGCAGGTTAAAAACACTGGAGAAATTGCAATTACTGGAATCCGGGCCTGATGAAAATTACGATAATATCACCAAACTTGCTTCAATGATATGCGGTACACCTGTATCATTAGTTACTCTCATTGATGAGAAGAAGCAAACATTTAAATCGAAAATAGGTACAGAAATATCTGAGGCGCCCAGGGAAATAAGTCATTGCTCCCACGCAATCCTTAATCCCGAAGATATTATGGAGGTTAAGGATACCCGGGAGGATGAAAGATTCTTCGATAATCCATACACCACTGGCAACCCCCAGATACTTTTTTATGCAGGAATGCCATTAAAGGCTTATAATGGAGATGTGATGGGCACCCTTTGCGTACTGGATGTAAAACCAAATTCCCTTACCGCAGAGCAAAAAGATGCTTTAAAAGCACTTGCCAAACAGGTTGAAAATTTATTTGAATTAAGAAGGCATAATCTTGAACTCGAAAAAACCACTTTTGAATTAAAAGAAAAAAATTCCCAGCTTAGAAATTTTGCCGGTATCGTCTCTCATGATATGAAAATGCCTTTGGCAAATATGATTATTACTTCAGATCTTATTAAGGCTAAATATTCTTCAAATTTTGACGAAGAAGGAATTCATTATCTTGATTACCTGAAACAATCTTCCTATAAATTAAGCAATTACATTACCGGAATTCTTCAGCATTATGAAAGCGACAGTTTATTTGACAGTAGCATTGAGGAATTTGACATTCATGATTTACTGGAGAATATTATTGATCTTTTGAATATTAATTATAACTGCGTAATTAATCTACCGGAAGACAATATGATGCTTAATTGCAATAAAATAGCGCTGCAGCAAATATTCATTAATCTCATAGGAAACAGTCTAAAATACAACAATAAAGAAGAGATCATTATAGATGTTCAATGCAGCAACGGCGGAGATTTTTACAATTTCGCTATAAGTGACAATGGTATAGGAATACCAAAGGATAAGCAACAGGATATATTTGAGTTGTTTACCATTGTTGAAGAAATTGACCGATCTGGAAACCGTGGAAATGGCATTGGATTATCTACTGTAAAAAAACTTGTTACTTCCCTGGGAGGTGATATAACTGTAGAATCTGAAATTAATAAAGGGACTACCTTTAAATTTACAATGCATAAATCCCAATGTAATTGA
- a CDS encoding ABC transporter ATP-binding protein translates to MIYANNIHKYYGDLHVLKGVNLHIEKSEIVSIVGASGAGKTTLLQILGTLDQPEKNKDSILRINSIDIYSQNARKLSKFRNEQIGFIFQFHQLLPEFTALENICIPAFIKNTPKAEAEKRAMELLEFLGLTARAHHKPSEMSGGEQQRIAVARSLINNPAVIFADEPSGNLDSESAENLHKLFFRLREEFGQTFVIVTHNEELANMADRKLTMVDGEIV, encoded by the coding sequence ATGATCTACGCCAATAATATTCATAAATACTACGGAGACCTGCACGTTTTAAAGGGTGTGAATTTACATATTGAAAAAAGTGAAATAGTTTCTATAGTTGGAGCTTCAGGAGCAGGAAAAACCACCTTGCTTCAAATTTTAGGGACCCTGGACCAACCGGAAAAAAATAAGGACAGTATATTAAGGATCAATTCTATAGATATTTATTCTCAGAATGCGCGAAAGTTATCAAAATTCCGAAATGAGCAAATAGGTTTTATTTTTCAATTTCACCAGTTGCTGCCTGAATTTACAGCCCTTGAAAATATATGCATCCCGGCCTTCATAAAAAATACCCCAAAAGCTGAAGCTGAAAAAAGGGCTATGGAACTTCTCGAGTTTTTGGGCCTTACAGCAAGGGCCCATCATAAACCTTCTGAAATGAGCGGTGGGGAACAACAACGTATTGCCGTTGCACGTTCTCTTATAAATAACCCCGCCGTGATCTTTGCCGATGAACCCTCCGGAAACCTGGACAGTGAATCTGCGGAAAACCTTCACAAGTTATTCTTTCGATTAAGAGAAGAATTTGGCCAAACCTTTGTAATCGTAACTCATAACGAAGAACTTGCCAATATGGCCGACCGTAAACTCACCATGGTAGACGGGGAGATAGTCTAA